The following is a genomic window from Prunus persica cultivar Lovell chromosome G7, Prunus_persica_NCBIv2, whole genome shotgun sequence.
tgttcttttaattttatgacTATCAGTGTAATGGTTCATttctatgttttctgttttggacTTTGGAAAACAATACTCTTGATTTTGACTCCTAAAAGCGTTGTGAACTTAAAACTTGGACTATGGTGGCTTTTGCTGTCTTATGCTTGCCATGTGTTTATTGTGATGTCTGTCTTTTTACATTGTTTTAGTACATAGTAGAGAGATGTCAAACAAGGACCTTGAAAATGAGTTTGATGATAAAGCCTATTGGCCAAAGCCCATTGAAGACCATTTTATTCATCTACTGTATGAAGAGGCAAAAAAAGGCTTGCAAACCAATAATTTAGATAAGACTGAGTGGGCTGGTATAGAAAAGCAGTTGTTTGACAAGTTTGGGAAGAGATACAGTCGTGACAAATTGAGGCAGAAATATAACCGATTGCGCAAGATTCACCGTGAGTTTACGAAGCTCATTTCTCATACCGGGATGGGTTGGGACCCAAACATGAACACCGTTCAAGCATCTGAAGAAGTTTGGGCATCCTATCTCAAGGTATGCATCTTGTTGTATAATTTGTCTTGTTTTGGTATGCTACAATATATGTGCACTTTTTAATATATCTTGTATTAATTTTACAGAAAAACAAGTTTGCAAGCCGTTTTCGTAGCAAAGGATGTCCTCACTATGATTTGCTTGGTTTGATTTTCAACTACACCACTGCCTCTGGACAAATGCAATGCGCATCTACTCATTCTCCTCCAGATTCTGATGCTGAAAGAGAGCTAGAAAATGATTTTCTTACCAATGGTGCACATGTAGGTCTTAATCCAGAAAGTGGTTCAAGAGGTTTTAGTGAGGGAGATGAAGGAACTAGCAACAAGAACAAGCGTGCTGCTCTGTTTCCCCAGAGTGATCTTCCATCAAGGTTAAAGTCATCTAAATCAACCAAAATTGATGAAACCATTGAAGCTTGGGCAAAGTCTCTTAATAGCAAGATTGAAGTTTCATTGGCAAAGCTTACGCGTAAGAGTGAAAAGGAAGTGGCCTTTCCATATAAAGAATTGGGCTCCATTGAGGATTGTATGGAAATATTGGAGGCCATGGAGGGAGTGAATGATGATGCTTATGTGAAAGCTTTAGATAAGTTTACTAGTTCGGATTGGAGGAGGATGTTCGTAAAGATGTCGGATTCAAGGAGAAGAGTGTGGCTCAAAAGCCTAAAGTGAATGAGATTGTGAATAAttagttttataatttatttagtttagaattaaattaatatgtaTTATTTAGGACTTGAAGATCAATTGAGCTTGGCGatgatttatttttggtattaAAGCATGGGTGTTAAAATAGTATGTTTAATATaagtttaataatttttattaatatcttaattttaaaaaacattattgtaaccaaacaagttttcaaaattttaatattttgaaacaATTTTCAAGTTGTATACTAAAAAtgtttttgaatcttaaaaaatgaatttgagaattctttgtttttaagaaagtcaaaaattttgagttccctacTTGAGTAGGATACCAAACGCCCCTTAGCTATCAATTACCTCTTGTTTCAGCAACTTCAATATTTTTAAGTTAGTATTTCGTTTGATAAAGAGACATTCTAACAATAATCCAAATGTGTGAATTGCAAGAATTTGAATCAATCTGCAAGTCCAACTCGGATTATTGAATACACAATTCTGCCTTTCATATATTCATGAtcaaaaagagagatgaatacATCTTTTGGGAGGGCATCTTCAATCAGTAATGAATGGTAAAATATAAACCTActgaaaaagaaaccaaaaaataaaaataaaaatggaaaaaagatGCCCTccctcaaaaaagaaaaaaagaagaagaaaaagagagttcTGTATGACAGTTAACAAAGTGGTACAACGTTTCCTTCTTACTCCCCTTTCTTGGTATTTTCAGTATCAAAAGATAGAAATCTACCTTCAAACTAACTCCATTAAGAGAGGGTCACCTTCTGCCATTGTTCTTATTAGTTTTATGAAATCTTGTTCGCTTGACACATTCCACGGATGAACGGCAGGTACTTTAGCCGAATAAAGGGATGAAGAATTAGTAGAAGGTGGTTGTTCTTCGTAGATCATTGTACTAAACACTGAGTCAAAATTCTGAGGTGAATCTATTGCTAGAAAGAACATTGGAATGGCAACCTTGTGATGAATTTCTAGATTTCCGACTAGATTAAAAAGGTCGGCGAAGTCAGCTACAAACCGACGAGGGATGTAGAATACCTCAGAACTACATACCGTGATGCTCTTGCCACTAGTTACAGAGTTCTTGTAACTGACTTGGAAGTGAACTGGCATCATGCTAACAACCTTCTTTACCATGCCTGCTTGCTTTGAAAACCAATCCGAGTTGTCTTTTGTGGAAACAGTAGTCCAAGACTTGGATACCTGAATCAGATTGAAATtgtaagagagaaagagacatTACAATAATTTAAATGTCAACCAATCAGCTCTTGAAAAAGAAGGCACTATATTatcaattttgtattttgcTTTCCTTCTAGGTAAAGTGATTCAGAAGGTATCTACTGTGTATTAGCAACAATGATAACTAGTTTTAAAATGCCATAGAAACATTAATCTTAAAGAAATGGGGTGTTAGAAGTCATACCTCATTTGTAATCCACAATTTAGTTTTGTCTGCTTGTAGAAGATTCCAGTAATTAAGAATAGTATTGTCCTGAA
Proteins encoded in this region:
- the LOC18771687 gene encoding L10-interacting MYB domain-containing protein isoform X1, translated to MSWGALHLRYLQSVHSREMSNKDLENEFDDKAYWPKPIEDHFIHLLYEEAKKGLQTNNLDKTEWAGIEKQLFDKFGKRYSRDKLRQKYNRLRKIHREFTKLISHTGMGWDPNMNTVQASEEVWASYLKKNKFASRFRSKGCPHYDLLGLIFNYTTASGQMQCASTHSPPDSDAERELENDFLTNGAHVGLNPESGSRGFSEGDEGTSNKNKRAALFPQSDLPSRLKSSKSTKIDETIEAWAKSLNSKIEVSLAKLTRKSEKEVAFPYKELGSIEDCMEILEAMEGVNDDAYVKALDKFTSSDWRRMFVKMSDSRRRVWLKSLK
- the LOC18771687 gene encoding L10-interacting MYB domain-containing protein isoform X2, which gives rise to MSNKDLENEFDDKAYWPKPIEDHFIHLLYEEAKKGLQTNNLDKTEWAGIEKQLFDKFGKRYSRDKLRQKYNRLRKIHREFTKLISHTGMGWDPNMNTVQASEEVWASYLKKNKFASRFRSKGCPHYDLLGLIFNYTTASGQMQCASTHSPPDSDAERELENDFLTNGAHVGLNPESGSRGFSEGDEGTSNKNKRAALFPQSDLPSRLKSSKSTKIDETIEAWAKSLNSKIEVSLAKLTRKSEKEVAFPYKELGSIEDCMEILEAMEGVNDDAYVKALDKFTSSDWRRMFVKMSDSRRRVWLKSLK